A part of Variovorax sp. HW608 genomic DNA contains:
- the truB gene encoding tRNA pseudouridine(55) synthase TruB, with translation MNAPRTRVQRRPVHGVLLLDKPLGLSSNQALQKAKWLLRAEKAGHTGTLDPLATGVLPLCFGAATKFSQLHLDADKTYEAVARLGVRTSTGDAEGEVIERRPVAVDEGDLARVQARFTGPIRQVPPMHSALKKDGRALYEYAREGLEVERAARDVVIHSLSITTQPGSDDIHIRATVSKGTYIRTLGEDIGEALGCGAHLVALRRIATGGFHASQCVTLEAFEAMDESERLARLLPAESLVADHTRVTLGAEDAGRFLSGLRRRGGWSDSPAVAVFGDRPRTFLGTAHVKAGELIPGRLLSPIEIQQTLLTEATP, from the coding sequence TGCTCGACAAACCGCTGGGTCTGTCCAGCAACCAGGCCCTGCAGAAGGCCAAGTGGCTGCTGCGCGCCGAGAAGGCCGGGCATACCGGCACGCTGGACCCCCTCGCGACCGGTGTGCTGCCGCTGTGCTTCGGCGCCGCCACCAAGTTCAGCCAGCTCCATCTGGATGCGGACAAGACCTACGAGGCCGTGGCCCGCCTGGGCGTCAGGACATCGACCGGCGATGCCGAAGGCGAAGTGATCGAGCGGCGCCCGGTCGCCGTCGACGAGGGCGATCTGGCGCGGGTGCAGGCCCGCTTCACCGGCCCGATCCGCCAGGTGCCGCCGATGCACAGCGCCCTCAAGAAGGACGGCAGGGCGCTGTACGAATATGCCCGCGAAGGCCTCGAAGTCGAACGCGCCGCGCGCGACGTCGTGATCCACAGCCTTTCGATCACCACCCAGCCGGGCAGCGACGACATCCACATCCGGGCCACCGTCAGCAAGGGCACCTACATCCGCACGCTCGGCGAGGACATCGGCGAAGCCCTCGGTTGCGGTGCCCACCTCGTTGCCTTGCGGCGCATCGCCACCGGCGGCTTCCATGCCAGCCAATGCGTGACGCTGGAGGCCTTCGAAGCCATGGACGAAAGCGAACGCCTTGCCCGCCTCCTGCCCGCCGAGTCGCTGGTGGCCGATCACACCCGTGTCACGCTCGGTGCGGAAGATGCCGGTCGCTTCCTCTCCGGCCTTCGCCGGCGCGGTGGCTGGTCCGATTCCCCGGCCGTGGCCGTGTTCGGCGACCGGCCTCGCACCTTCCTCGGCACCGCCCACGTGAAGGCGGGCGAACTCATTCCGGGGCGCTTGCTGAGCCCCATCGAAATACAGCAAACACTATTGACCGAAGCGACACCATGA
- the typA gene encoding translational GTPase TypA — MSTNQIRNIAIIAHVDHGKTTMVDQLLRQSGTFAEHEKVVDTVMDNNAIEKERGITILAKNCAVTWKGTHINIVDTPGHADFGGEVERALSMVDGVVLLIDAQEGPMPQTRFVTKKALALGLKPILVVNKVDKPGARPDHVVNAAFDLFDKLGATDEQLDFPVVYASGINGWSSLEEGAPGEQWGPDMSALFDTVLKHVPAHAGDPDAPLQLQISALDFSTFVGRIGVGRVNAGTIKPMMDVVVMEGPDGKAIKGRVNQVLTFQGLDRVQTKEAGPGEIVLINGIEDIGIGVTITDPAKPAPLPMLRIDEPTLTMNFCVNTSPLAGREGKYVTSRQIWDRLQKELQHNVALRVKETNEEGVFEVMGRGELHLTILLENMRREGYEMAVSKPRVVFRDIEGVRCEPIELVTADIEEQHQGGVMQALGERKGDLVNMEPDGKGRVRLEYRIPARGLIGFSNEFLNLTRGSGLISNIFDGYEPHKGEIGGRKNGVLISMDDGEIFTYALGKLDDRGRMFVRANDPVYEGMIVGIHSRDNDLVVNATRTKQLTNFRVSGKEDAIKITPPIDLTLEYGVEFIEDDELVEITPKSVRLRKRYLKEHERKRASRETA, encoded by the coding sequence ATGAGCACCAATCAGATTCGCAACATCGCCATCATTGCCCACGTCGACCATGGCAAGACCACGATGGTCGACCAGCTGCTGCGCCAGTCGGGCACCTTTGCCGAGCACGAGAAAGTGGTCGACACCGTGATGGACAACAACGCCATCGAAAAAGAGCGCGGCATCACGATCCTGGCCAAGAACTGCGCCGTGACCTGGAAGGGCACGCACATCAACATCGTGGACACCCCCGGGCACGCGGACTTCGGCGGCGAGGTGGAGCGTGCGCTGAGCATGGTCGACGGCGTCGTGCTGCTGATCGATGCGCAGGAAGGCCCGATGCCGCAAACGCGCTTCGTGACCAAGAAGGCGCTGGCCCTGGGCCTGAAGCCGATCCTGGTCGTGAACAAGGTCGACAAGCCCGGCGCACGTCCGGATCACGTGGTCAACGCCGCCTTCGACCTGTTCGACAAGCTGGGCGCCACCGACGAGCAACTCGACTTCCCCGTGGTCTACGCCTCGGGCATCAACGGCTGGTCGTCGCTGGAAGAAGGCGCGCCGGGCGAGCAGTGGGGGCCGGACATGTCGGCGCTGTTCGACACCGTCCTCAAGCACGTGCCCGCGCACGCCGGCGATCCCGACGCACCGCTGCAGCTGCAGATCTCCGCGCTCGACTTCTCGACCTTCGTGGGCCGCATCGGCGTGGGCCGCGTCAACGCGGGGACCATCAAGCCGATGATGGACGTCGTCGTGATGGAAGGGCCGGACGGCAAGGCGATCAAGGGAAGAGTCAACCAGGTGCTGACCTTCCAGGGCCTGGATCGCGTCCAGACCAAGGAGGCGGGCCCCGGTGAAATCGTGCTGATCAACGGCATCGAGGACATCGGCATCGGCGTCACGATCACCGATCCGGCGAAGCCGGCGCCGCTGCCGATGCTCAGGATCGACGAGCCGACCCTGACGATGAACTTCTGCGTCAACACCAGCCCGCTCGCCGGCCGCGAAGGCAAGTACGTCACCAGCCGCCAGATCTGGGACCGCCTGCAGAAGGAACTGCAGCACAACGTGGCGCTGCGCGTGAAGGAAACCAACGAAGAAGGCGTCTTCGAAGTGATGGGCCGCGGTGAACTGCACCTCACCATCCTGCTGGAGAACATGCGCCGCGAAGGCTACGAGATGGCGGTCTCCAAGCCGCGCGTGGTGTTCCGCGACATCGAAGGCGTGCGCTGCGAGCCGATCGAGCTGGTGACCGCCGACATCGAGGAACAGCACCAGGGCGGCGTGATGCAGGCGCTCGGCGAGCGCAAGGGCGACCTCGTCAACATGGAGCCGGACGGCAAGGGCCGCGTGCGCCTCGAATACCGCATTCCGGCGCGCGGCCTGATCGGGTTCAGCAACGAATTCCTCAACCTGACGCGCGGTTCGGGCCTGATCTCCAACATCTTCGACGGCTACGAGCCGCACAAGGGCGAGATCGGCGGCCGCAAGAACGGCGTGCTGATCTCGATGGACGACGGCGAGATCTTCACCTACGCGCTGGGCAAGCTGGACGATCGCGGCCGCATGTTCGTGCGCGCCAACGACCCGGTGTACGAGGGCATGATCGTCGGCATCCACAGCCGCGACAACGACCTGGTGGTCAACGCCACGCGCACCAAGCAGCTCACCAACTTCCGCGTCTCGGGCAAGGAAGACGCGATCAAGATCACGCCGCCGATCGATCTCACGCTGGAGTACGGCGTGGAGTTCATCGAGGACGACGAGCTGGTCGAGATCACGCCCAAGAGCGTGCGCCTGCGCAAGCGCTACCTCAAGGAACACGAGCGCAAGCGCGCCTCGCGCGAGACCGCCTGA
- a CDS encoding DMT family transporter, producing the protein MHAGGRGLTHGRAAWLMVAVTLMWATAGLVTRHLEHARSFEVTFWRSFFTLVALLVILPLWQGPAVFAKIRRGGRELWISGLCWSVMFTAFMVALTLTSVANVLVTMAVGPLLTALAARIFIGHKLPARTWAAIVLAGLGIGWMYGTQLGEGLLVGTLVALCVPLAAACNWTVVQHAHAKGHDIDLVPAVLIGAAISALVTLPLAWPFQANAHDLSLLAFLGLVQLAIPCVLSVICARVLKAPEVSLLALLEVIFGIALAWVGAGEEPPSSVLTGGALVIGALVFNELLGLRERRVPGAALSGSS; encoded by the coding sequence ATGCATGCCGGAGGTCGTGGTTTGACCCATGGCCGTGCCGCCTGGCTGATGGTCGCCGTGACCCTGATGTGGGCCACGGCCGGACTGGTCACTCGGCATCTGGAGCACGCGCGCAGCTTCGAAGTGACGTTCTGGCGCAGCTTCTTCACGCTGGTGGCGCTGCTCGTCATCCTGCCGCTGTGGCAGGGGCCGGCGGTGTTCGCCAAGATCCGCCGCGGCGGGCGCGAGCTGTGGATCTCGGGCCTCTGCTGGAGCGTGATGTTCACCGCCTTCATGGTGGCGCTCACGCTGACCAGCGTCGCCAACGTCCTCGTGACGATGGCCGTCGGGCCGCTTCTGACCGCGCTGGCCGCGCGGATCTTCATCGGCCACAAGCTGCCTGCCCGCACCTGGGCCGCGATCGTGCTGGCGGGCCTGGGCATCGGCTGGATGTACGGCACGCAACTGGGGGAGGGCCTGCTCGTCGGCACGCTCGTGGCCTTGTGCGTGCCGCTCGCGGCGGCGTGCAACTGGACGGTGGTCCAGCATGCGCATGCGAAAGGCCATGACATCGACCTCGTGCCGGCAGTGCTGATCGGCGCGGCCATCTCGGCGCTGGTCACCTTGCCGCTGGCCTGGCCGTTCCAGGCGAATGCGCACGATCTGAGCCTGCTGGCCTTTCTCGGCCTGGTGCAGCTTGCGATCCCATGCGTACTTTCGGTTATCTGCGCCCGCGTGCTGAAGGCGCCCGAGGTGTCGCTGCTCGCGCTCCTGGAAGTGATCTTCGGCATTGCGCTCGCCTGGGTCGGCGCCGGCGAGGAACCGCCGTCCAGCGTGCTGACCGGCGGCGCCCTCGTGATCGGCGCATTGGTGTTCAATGAACTGCTCGGCCTGCGCGAGCGCCGCGTTCCCGGTGCGGCGCTGAGCGGAAGTTCCTGA
- a CDS encoding YXWGXW repeat-containing protein yields MRLSSTLLACALAAAPFCASAQVSVNINVPGLITVAPPAPRYEPLPPPRVGYVWVPGAWQYRHDAYAWQQGYWQPARPDYVYAPGRWVQAQGGWRWVEPEWKPGKAKGHHQDFDGDGYHCPPGQAKKGRC; encoded by the coding sequence ATGCGACTTTCATCCACTCTTCTGGCTTGTGCCCTGGCCGCCGCGCCGTTTTGCGCTTCGGCGCAGGTGTCGGTCAACATCAACGTGCCCGGCCTGATAACGGTGGCGCCGCCTGCGCCGCGCTACGAGCCGCTGCCGCCGCCGCGCGTGGGCTATGTCTGGGTGCCGGGGGCCTGGCAGTACCGCCACGACGCCTACGCCTGGCAGCAGGGCTACTGGCAGCCCGCCAGGCCGGACTACGTCTATGCGCCCGGCCGCTGGGTGCAGGCCCAGGGCGGATGGCGCTGGGTCGAGCCCGAATGGAAGCCGGGCAAGGCGAAGGGGCATCATCAGGACTTCGACGGTGATGGCTATCACTGCCCTCCGGGACAGGCGAAAAAGGGCCGGTGCTGA
- a CDS encoding COG4315 family predicted lipoprotein codes for MKLFSASILAAALLAGCGSMSPAADTPTRTADGVLIGPTGMTLYTFDRDAPNSGKSACNGPCAANWPPLPVADTAKPMGAYTIITRDDGKKQWAYKGSPLYYWSKDAKPGDKTGDGMLGVWKVARP; via the coding sequence ATGAAACTGTTCAGCGCCTCGATCCTTGCCGCCGCCCTGCTTGCCGGTTGCGGAAGCATGTCACCCGCAGCCGACACGCCCACCCGCACCGCCGACGGCGTGCTGATCGGCCCGACGGGCATGACGCTCTACACCTTCGACCGTGACGCGCCCAACAGCGGCAAATCGGCCTGCAACGGTCCGTGCGCCGCCAACTGGCCGCCGCTCCCGGTGGCCGACACGGCCAAGCCCATGGGCGCCTATACGATCATCACGCGCGATGACGGCAAGAAGCAGTGGGCCTACAAGGGCTCGCCGCTGTACTACTGGTCGAAGGACGCCAAGCCCGGCGACAAGACCGGCGACGGGATGCTGGGCGTCTGGAAGGTCGCGCGCCCCTGA
- a CDS encoding anti-sigma factor family protein: MKTTEAPFDDASPEWQAERDALRELHREVLDEPIPPTLLAAARRAARSQAHKARWARWGGMAAGIALAFGAGWLANAQWTGSGTGSMLARSPAAREFVHAAAVAHVVYAPEKRHPVEVAAAEQQHLVQWLSRRLDRPLRVPDLTAQGYTLVGGRLLPGNEGARAQFMFERAGGERLTLYIGSLGAGADASRGDETAFRFSADGPVPSFYWVDRGFGYALTGPLSRDALLGLATVVHRQLEKADG, encoded by the coding sequence ATGAAGACCACCGAAGCTCCCTTCGATGACGCCTCGCCCGAATGGCAGGCTGAGCGCGACGCCTTGCGAGAGTTGCATCGCGAGGTGCTCGACGAGCCGATTCCGCCGACCTTGCTGGCCGCGGCGCGGCGGGCCGCACGCTCGCAGGCGCACAAGGCGCGATGGGCGCGCTGGGGCGGCATGGCCGCAGGTATTGCGCTTGCCTTTGGCGCCGGCTGGCTGGCCAATGCGCAATGGACGGGTTCCGGCACCGGGTCGATGTTGGCGCGTTCGCCGGCGGCCCGCGAGTTCGTTCATGCCGCCGCCGTCGCGCACGTCGTCTATGCGCCGGAGAAGCGTCACCCGGTCGAGGTGGCCGCGGCCGAACAGCAGCATCTCGTCCAATGGCTGTCCAGGCGGCTCGACAGGCCCTTGCGCGTGCCCGATCTCACGGCGCAGGGCTACACGCTGGTCGGCGGACGCCTGCTGCCGGGCAATGAAGGCGCACGCGCGCAGTTCATGTTCGAGCGGGCCGGTGGCGAGCGGCTCACCCTCTACATCGGCAGCCTGGGTGCCGGGGCCGATGCTTCACGCGGCGACGAAACAGCCTTCCGCTTCTCGGCCGACGGCCCGGTCCCCAGCTTCTACTGGGTCGACCGCGGCTTCGGCTATGCACTGACCGGCCCGCTCTCGCGGGACGCCTTGCTCGGTCTCGCCACCGTGGTCCACCGCCAGCTTGAAAAGGCCGATGGATAG
- a CDS encoding RNA polymerase sigma factor, with product MDSSAIVQHIPSLRRYARALTGDAWTADDLVQDTLERACSKWRLWRVGTDLRAWLFTIMHNVFASQVRRAPARSAVDLDDVVHELRVVDSHRDQAIDLQRCLLLLPEDQRAVLLLVALEDLSYAEVAKVLGIPVGTVMSRLSRARDRLRELMEAAPPPVTGRPGLRRLK from the coding sequence ATGGATTCCAGCGCCATCGTCCAGCACATCCCGAGCCTGCGCCGCTATGCCCGCGCGCTGACCGGCGACGCCTGGACCGCCGATGACCTCGTGCAGGACACGCTCGAGCGCGCCTGCAGCAAATGGCGCCTGTGGCGTGTCGGCACCGATCTGCGCGCCTGGCTCTTCACGATCATGCACAACGTCTTCGCGAGCCAGGTCCGCCGCGCGCCGGCACGCAGCGCGGTCGACCTCGACGACGTGGTCCACGAACTGCGGGTCGTCGACTCGCATCGCGACCAGGCCATCGATCTGCAGCGCTGCCTGCTGCTGCTGCCGGAAGACCAGCGCGCGGTGCTGCTGCTGGTCGCGCTGGAAGACCTTTCCTATGCAGAGGTGGCCAAGGTGCTCGGCATTCCGGTGGGCACGGTGATGTCTCGACTTTCGCGGGCACGCGATCGTCTGAGAGAACTGATGGAAGCAGCGCCGCCGCCGGTCACGGGCCGTCCCGGTCTGCGGCGCCTCAAGTAG
- a CDS encoding putative colanic acid biosynthesis acetyltransferase — protein sequence MALQPLDASRVNPLEGGPSFSLGNRILRAVWNVTWAVLASWTPPQMSFWRRFLLKLFGARLGEASDVRGSARVWYPPHLHLADRALLAERVTCYNMAPISLGRGALVSQGAHLCAGTHDISSSAFQLIARPITIGPRAWIAAEAFVGPGVEVGEGAVLGARSVAFRSLEPWTVYGGNPAKPLKRRVLKDAS from the coding sequence ATGGCGCTGCAACCCCTGGACGCCTCGCGCGTCAATCCGCTCGAAGGCGGCCCGAGCTTCTCGCTGGGCAACCGGATCCTGCGCGCCGTCTGGAACGTGACCTGGGCCGTCCTCGCGTCCTGGACGCCGCCGCAGATGAGCTTCTGGCGCCGCTTCCTGCTGAAGCTCTTCGGCGCCAGGCTGGGCGAGGCGAGCGACGTGCGCGGCAGTGCGAGGGTCTGGTATCCCCCTCATCTGCATCTCGCGGATCGCGCGCTGCTGGCCGAGCGGGTGACCTGCTACAACATGGCGCCGATCTCGCTGGGCCGCGGCGCACTGGTCTCGCAAGGGGCGCACCTCTGCGCCGGCACCCACGACATCTCGTCGAGCGCTTTCCAGCTGATCGCACGGCCGATCACGATCGGTCCGCGGGCCTGGATCGCGGCCGAGGCCTTCGTCGGCCCCGGCGTGGAAGTCGGCGAAGGCGCGGTGCTGGGCGCACGCAGCGTCGCCTTCCGGTCGCTCGAACCATGGACCGTCTACGGCGGCAACCCCGCGAAGCCGCTGAAGCGGCGCGTCCTGAAGGACGCCAGCTGA
- the smpB gene encoding SsrA-binding protein SmpB: MATKKKQDPSSRIADNKKAAYNYFFEERFEAGMVLEGWEVKSLREGKVQLTDGYVVIREGELFVIGCQINPLRSASTHIHPDSVRTKKLLLHKDQIRRLIGKVEQKGYTLIPINLHWKAGKVKCEIALAKGKAEHDKRDTIKDREGKREVERAMKNRTR, from the coding sequence ATGGCCACAAAGAAAAAGCAGGACCCCTCTTCCCGGATCGCGGACAACAAGAAAGCCGCGTACAACTATTTCTTCGAGGAGCGCTTCGAGGCCGGCATGGTGCTCGAAGGCTGGGAGGTCAAGTCGCTGCGTGAAGGCAAGGTGCAGCTGACCGACGGCTACGTCGTGATCCGCGAGGGCGAACTCTTCGTCATCGGCTGCCAGATCAATCCGCTGCGCTCGGCATCGACCCACATCCATCCCGATTCGGTGCGCACCAAGAAATTGCTTTTGCACAAGGACCAGATCCGCCGGCTCATCGGCAAGGTCGAGCAGAAGGGCTACACGCTCATTCCGATCAACCTTCACTGGAAGGCCGGCAAGGTCAAATGCGAGATCGCGCTGGCGAAGGGCAAGGCCGAGCACGACAAGCGCGACACCATCAAGGATCGCGAAGGCAAGCGTGAAGTCGAACGGGCCATGAAGAACCGAACCCGCTGA
- a CDS encoding type II toxin-antitoxin system RatA family toxin: MKTVHKSILIWYSADEMYALVTDVAKYPEFLPWCDRSKVIEQDDFGMTAEVGLAFSGFHQSFTTRNTHVPGREVHLKLVDGPFSNLEGVWKFTPVGENGERACRVELNLSYGFNSIALQTLVGPVFDKIASNLVEAFVKRAEHIYDTA, translated from the coding sequence ATGAAAACAGTCCACAAGTCCATCCTCATCTGGTACAGCGCCGATGAGATGTACGCCCTGGTCACCGACGTGGCCAAGTATCCCGAGTTTCTCCCGTGGTGCGACCGCTCCAAGGTGATCGAGCAGGACGACTTCGGCATGACGGCCGAAGTCGGCCTGGCCTTCAGCGGCTTCCACCAGAGCTTCACCACGCGCAACACCCATGTGCCGGGTCGCGAGGTGCATCTGAAGCTCGTCGACGGGCCGTTCTCGAACCTCGAAGGGGTCTGGAAGTTCACGCCGGTCGGAGAGAACGGCGAGCGCGCCTGCCGCGTCGAACTCAACCTGAGCTACGGCTTCAACAGCATCGCGCTGCAGACGCTGGTCGGCCCGGTGTTCGACAAGATCGCCTCCAACCTGGTCGAAGCCTTCGTGAAACGCGCCGAGCACATCTACGACACTGCCTGA
- a CDS encoding RnfH family protein: MLRVTLVCSPAPREVFEEILSLPEGATVRDAVLASGLAAAHPAFDWQAAAPGIWGRAVEWTQALADLDRVELCRPLAVDPKVARRERFKQQGARGTGLFARRRKGGKAGY; the protein is encoded by the coding sequence ATGTTGCGAGTGACACTGGTGTGCTCGCCCGCGCCGCGGGAAGTGTTCGAAGAGATCCTGAGCCTGCCCGAAGGCGCAACCGTGCGCGATGCGGTCCTGGCGAGCGGGCTTGCCGCGGCCCATCCGGCCTTCGATTGGCAGGCGGCCGCGCCGGGCATCTGGGGGCGGGCGGTCGAATGGACCCAGGCGCTCGCCGATCTCGATCGCGTCGAACTCTGCCGCCCGCTCGCCGTCGACCCCAAGGTGGCGCGGCGCGAGCGCTTCAAGCAGCAGGGAGCCCGTGGGACCGGGCTGTTCGCACGTCGCCGCAAAGGCGGCAAGGCGGGGTATTGA
- a CDS encoding DUF4124 domain-containing protein, translating to MKLAHLLVIGSVFLLPLGAQAQWQWIDKDNKKVFSDQPPPIDIPEKNILRRPSTAKRLNFSTPAPEGAAKDAPASPAPTTAAAKPSGVDKELEEKARKAEEAEKAKQAAEAQKAAQAKADNCKRAREGKATMDSGIRLARVNAQGEREIMDDDTRAAEQKRLQTLIDSDCK from the coding sequence ATGAAACTCGCGCATCTCCTCGTCATTGGGTCGGTGTTCCTGCTGCCGCTGGGCGCGCAGGCGCAGTGGCAATGGATCGACAAGGACAACAAGAAGGTCTTCAGCGATCAGCCGCCTCCGATCGATATCCCCGAGAAGAACATCCTGCGCCGGCCCAGCACGGCCAAGCGCCTGAACTTCAGCACGCCGGCGCCCGAGGGCGCCGCAAAGGACGCGCCGGCTTCGCCCGCCCCCACGACAGCCGCGGCCAAGCCGTCCGGCGTCGACAAGGAACTCGAGGAAAAGGCCCGCAAGGCCGAGGAAGCCGAAAAGGCCAAGCAGGCCGCCGAAGCGCAGAAGGCCGCCCAGGCCAAGGCGGACAACTGCAAGCGCGCCCGCGAAGGCAAGGCCACGATGGACAGCGGGATCCGCCTGGCGCGCGTCAACGCCCAGGGCGAGCGCGAGATCATGGACGACGACACACGTGCCGCCGAGCAGAAGCGCCTTCAGACCCTGATCGATTCGGACTGCAAGTAA
- the guaB gene encoding IMP dehydrogenase has product MRLLGKALTFDDVLLVPAYSQVLPKDTSLATRLSRNITLNLPLVSAAMDTVTEARLAIAMAQEGGIGIIHKNFTPAEQAAQVAKVKRYESGVLRDPVVITPAHSVRQVIALSEQLGISGFPVCDAGKVVGIVTGRDLRFESRYDAPVSEIMTPRDRLITVPDGTTLADAKALLNKHKLERLLVINDAWELKGLITVKDITKQTSFPNAARDASGRLRVGAAVGVGEGTEERVEALVKAGVDALVVDTAHGHSAGVIERVRWVKKNYPKVDVIGGNIATGDAARALADAGADAVKVGIGPGSICTTRIVAGVGVPQIMAIDNVATALQGTDVPLIADGGIRYSGDIAKAIAAGASTVMMGGMFAGTEEAPGEIVLFQGRSYKSYRGMGSIGAMQQGSADRYFQESSTGNPNADKLVPEGIEGRVPYKGSMVSIVYQMAGGLRASMGYCGCPTIEDMKNKAEFVEITAAGIRESHVHDVQITKEAPNYRAE; this is encoded by the coding sequence ATGCGCCTTCTCGGCAAAGCGCTCACCTTCGACGACGTGTTGCTGGTGCCAGCGTATTCCCAGGTCCTCCCGAAGGACACCTCCCTCGCCACCCGCCTCTCCCGAAACATCACCCTGAACCTGCCCCTGGTCTCGGCCGCCATGGACACCGTGACCGAGGCCCGCCTCGCGATCGCGATGGCGCAGGAAGGTGGCATCGGCATCATCCACAAGAACTTCACGCCGGCCGAGCAGGCTGCACAGGTGGCCAAGGTCAAGCGCTACGAGTCCGGCGTGCTGCGCGACCCGGTCGTCATCACGCCGGCCCACAGCGTGCGGCAGGTGATCGCGCTGTCGGAACAACTCGGCATCTCGGGCTTCCCGGTGTGCGACGCCGGCAAGGTGGTCGGCATCGTGACCGGCCGCGACCTCCGGTTCGAAAGCCGCTACGACGCGCCGGTGAGCGAGATCATGACGCCGCGCGACCGGCTCATCACCGTGCCGGACGGCACCACGCTGGCCGACGCGAAGGCATTGCTCAACAAGCACAAGCTCGAGCGGCTCCTGGTCATCAACGACGCCTGGGAGCTCAAGGGCCTGATCACCGTCAAGGACATCACCAAGCAGACCAGCTTCCCGAACGCGGCGCGCGACGCCAGCGGCCGCCTGCGCGTGGGCGCCGCGGTCGGCGTCGGCGAGGGCACCGAGGAGCGCGTCGAGGCGCTGGTCAAGGCCGGTGTCGATGCGCTCGTGGTCGACACGGCGCACGGCCACAGTGCCGGCGTGATCGAGCGCGTGCGCTGGGTCAAGAAGAACTATCCGAAGGTCGACGTGATCGGCGGCAACATCGCCACCGGCGATGCGGCGCGTGCGCTGGCCGACGCCGGCGCCGACGCGGTGAAGGTCGGGATCGGCCCCGGCTCCATCTGCACCACGCGCATCGTGGCCGGCGTGGGCGTGCCGCAGATCATGGCGATCGACAACGTCGCGACCGCGCTGCAGGGCACCGACGTGCCGCTGATCGCCGATGGCGGCATCCGCTATTCGGGCGACATCGCCAAGGCCATCGCGGCCGGCGCGAGCACGGTCATGATGGGCGGCATGTTCGCCGGCACCGAAGAGGCGCCCGGCGAGATCGTGCTGTTCCAGGGCCGCAGCTACAAGAGCTACCGGGGCATGGGCTCCATCGGCGCGATGCAGCAGGGCAGCGCCGACCGCTACTTCCAGGAATCCAGCACCGGCAACCCGAACGCCGACAAGCTGGTGCCCGAAGGCATCGAAGGCCGCGTGCCCTACAAGGGTTCGATGGTGTCGATCGTCTACCAGATGGCCGGCGGCTTGCGCGCCAGCATGGGCTACTGCGGCTGCCCGACGATCGAGGACATGAAGAACAAGGCCGAGTTCGTCGAGATCACCGCCGCCGGCATCCGCGAGAGCCACGTGCACGACGTGCAGATCACGAAGGAAGCGCCGAACTACCGCGCCGAGTGA
- a CDS encoding type II toxin-antitoxin system Phd/YefM family antitoxin, translated as MQYTGIYEAKNNFSALIETVEKGEEVRITRHGKEVARILPVRRKPVITDEQIQRELSQIDALHAMIRPGPSVRELRDEGRQG; from the coding sequence ATGCAGTACACCGGCATCTACGAGGCGAAGAACAACTTCTCGGCCCTGATCGAGACGGTCGAAAAGGGCGAGGAAGTCCGCATCACCCGTCACGGCAAGGAAGTGGCGCGCATCCTCCCGGTGCGTCGCAAGCCTGTGATCACCGACGAGCAGATCCAGCGCGAGCTGAGCCAGATCGACGCCTTGCACGCGATGATCCGGCCCGGCCCGTCGGTGCGTGAACTCCGCGACGAAGGCCGCCAGGGATGA
- a CDS encoding type II toxin-antitoxin system VapC family toxin produces MTAFVLDASVTAAWLLPDEANEHTRRLYALMRRDEVEPQAPNLWQWECANIIANGVRRGRIPQAAVEGLWSVLEAVRHRVELHEMAPPQHKASLAIAMDSGLSSYDAGYLWLARSLNLPLATFDRKLADAATQSGIRLLDLSTL; encoded by the coding sequence ATGACCGCCTTCGTCCTCGACGCTTCGGTGACGGCCGCCTGGCTGCTGCCCGACGAAGCGAACGAACATACCCGCCGCCTCTACGCCCTGATGCGGCGCGACGAGGTCGAGCCGCAGGCGCCGAACCTCTGGCAGTGGGAATGCGCCAACATCATCGCCAACGGCGTGCGGCGCGGCCGGATTCCGCAAGCCGCCGTCGAGGGCCTGTGGTCGGTGCTGGAGGCGGTGCGGCATCGTGTCGAGCTCCACGAAATGGCGCCGCCGCAGCACAAGGCATCGCTCGCCATCGCGATGGACAGCGGGCTTTCCTCCTATGACGCGGGCTACCTTTGGCTCGCTCGGTCGCTCAATCTTCCCCTGGCCACTTTCGACAGGAAGCTGGCCGACGCCGCGACCCAGTCCGGCATCCGCCTTCTCGATCTCTCCACGCTCTGA